A window of the Butyricimonas faecalis genome harbors these coding sequences:
- the purL gene encoding phosphoribosylformylglycinamidine synthase, which produces MAIVFYQKDATVYAVHYKESENPLDVSKLEWLFSGAKKVQSNSLENFFVGPRREMITPWSTNAVEITQNMGISGILRIEEFTRVEDEKAAFDPMLQAFYKGLNQDTFTIDKKPDPIVYIEDIRAYNQQEGLALNEDEISYLEGLSKKLNRRLTDSEVFGFSQVNSEHCRHKIFGGTFIIDGEEQEESLFSMIKKTSRTNPNRIVSAYKDNCAFIEGPAAVQFAPATPDKPDFYTQKDINTVISLKAETHNFPTTVEPFNGAATGSGGEIRDRIAGGQAALPLAGTAVYMTSYPRLEAGRSWESAIDPRKWLYQTPEDILIKASNGASDFGNKFGQPLIVGSVFTFEHEEHEKTYGYDKVIMQAGGIGFANKEQAMKKTPEAGEQVVLLGGDNYRIGMGGGAVSSVDTGVYANAIELNAVQRSNPEMQRRVCNAIRSMAESDVNPIVSIHDHGAGGHLNCLSELVEETGGLIHLEKLPVGDPTLSDKEIVGNESQERMGLVMKAKDVETLQRVADRERAPMYVIGETTGDHRFVFEDARTGEKPIDLEMTDMFGNPPKTVMEDKTQREHFADIEYSEDKVEEYIEQVLQLEAVACKDWLTNKVDRSVTGRVARQQCAGPLQLPLNDLGAMALDYRGERGIATSIGHAPVAALANPACGSRLAIAEALTNLVWAPIEQGIKGVSLSANWMWPCKNAGEDARLYKAVQAASDFAIELGINIPTGKDSLSMTQKYGKDKVYAPGTVIISTVGEVTDVKKIVSPVLKPDQDSEIVYIDFSFDKLQLGGSSLAQVLNRVGKETPDVKDSVYFVDAFMAIQRLVEEGYVLAGHDISAGGMITTLLEMCFADNRLGLNIDFSYLAEKDIVKILFAENPGVLVQIKDCKKVAAILDEAGVAYNFLGRLGKAGKLNIKKDSKTFNLDIPSLRDLWFKTSYLLDRRQSGNELALERYKNYKNHDLKYKFTPSFSGKLSQYGLDVNRVKPSGIKAAVIREKGCQCERETAWAMHLAGFDVKDVHMTDLVSGRETLEDVNFIVFVGGFSNSDVLGSAKGWAGAFKYNEKARVALENFYKRENTLSLGICNGCQLMVELDLVYPEQGEKVKMLHNTSHKFESAFLSVDVVESNSVLLKSLAGSRLGIWVAHGEGRFQLPYGQEEYNIPLRYSHDTYPANPNGSSFATAAICSKDGRHLAMMPHLERSLHPWNWGYYAEDRNGDEVSPWIEAFVNARLWIEEHK; this is translated from the coding sequence ATGGCTATAGTATTCTATCAAAAAGATGCAACAGTGTATGCCGTACACTATAAAGAATCGGAAAACCCTTTAGATGTAAGTAAGTTGGAATGGTTATTCAGTGGGGCTAAAAAAGTTCAAAGCAATTCATTGGAGAACTTTTTCGTGGGACCCCGTCGGGAAATGATTACCCCGTGGAGTACTAATGCCGTGGAGATTACTCAAAATATGGGTATTTCCGGAATTTTGCGGATAGAGGAGTTTACTCGTGTGGAAGATGAAAAAGCGGCTTTTGACCCGATGTTACAAGCATTTTACAAAGGTCTGAATCAAGATACATTTACGATTGACAAGAAACCGGACCCAATCGTGTATATCGAGGATATCCGGGCATATAACCAACAGGAGGGATTGGCGCTGAATGAAGATGAAATTTCTTACCTGGAAGGTCTTAGCAAGAAATTAAATCGCCGTTTGACGGATTCCGAGGTGTTTGGTTTTTCACAAGTGAATTCCGAGCATTGTCGCCATAAGATCTTCGGGGGTACGTTTATTATTGATGGGGAAGAGCAAGAAGAGTCTCTGTTCTCCATGATCAAGAAAACTTCCAGAACGAATCCCAACCGGATTGTTTCTGCCTACAAAGATAACTGCGCATTTATTGAAGGACCGGCTGCAGTGCAATTTGCCCCGGCAACACCGGATAAACCGGATTTTTACACGCAAAAAGATATTAACACGGTTATTTCTTTGAAAGCGGAAACTCATAACTTCCCGACCACGGTGGAGCCTTTTAATGGGGCGGCAACCGGTTCGGGTGGAGAGATCCGCGACCGTATAGCAGGAGGACAAGCGGCTCTTCCATTAGCAGGTACGGCAGTTTATATGACATCATATCCGCGTTTGGAGGCAGGGCGTTCTTGGGAATCAGCTATTGATCCTCGAAAATGGTTATACCAGACTCCGGAAGATATTTTGATCAAGGCTTCTAACGGGGCATCTGATTTTGGAAATAAATTCGGACAACCACTTATCGTGGGTTCCGTGTTCACGTTCGAGCACGAGGAACATGAAAAGACGTATGGTTACGATAAAGTAATTATGCAGGCCGGTGGTATCGGTTTTGCTAATAAAGAACAAGCCATGAAAAAGACCCCGGAAGCCGGAGAACAAGTTGTGCTTCTTGGGGGTGATAATTACCGCATCGGAATGGGGGGTGGTGCCGTTTCTTCTGTAGATACCGGGGTATATGCCAACGCTATTGAGTTGAATGCGGTGCAACGTTCCAATCCGGAAATGCAAAGACGGGTATGTAACGCCATCCGGTCTATGGCCGAGAGCGATGTGAACCCGATTGTATCCATTCATGACCATGGGGCAGGAGGGCATTTGAATTGCTTGTCCGAGTTGGTGGAGGAAACAGGTGGATTGATTCATTTGGAGAAATTACCTGTCGGAGATCCTACTCTTTCTGACAAAGAGATCGTGGGAAATGAGTCACAGGAACGGATGGGGCTCGTGATGAAGGCAAAGGATGTGGAGACATTACAGCGAGTGGCTGATAGGGAGCGGGCTCCGATGTACGTGATAGGAGAGACCACGGGAGATCATCGTTTCGTGTTTGAGGATGCTAGAACTGGAGAGAAACCCATCGATTTGGAGATGACAGATATGTTTGGAAATCCCCCGAAAACTGTTATGGAGGATAAAACCCAAAGAGAGCATTTTGCCGATATCGAATATAGTGAAGATAAAGTTGAAGAGTATATCGAGCAAGTATTACAGCTTGAAGCTGTTGCTTGTAAGGATTGGTTAACCAATAAAGTTGACCGTTCTGTTACCGGTCGCGTGGCTCGTCAGCAATGTGCCGGACCTCTGCAGTTACCTTTAAATGACTTGGGTGCTATGGCCCTCGATTATCGTGGAGAGAGAGGTATTGCCACGTCCATCGGACATGCTCCGGTAGCTGCATTGGCAAACCCGGCTTGCGGTTCGAGATTGGCGATTGCAGAGGCCTTGACGAATTTGGTTTGGGCTCCTATCGAACAGGGAATTAAAGGTGTTTCCTTGTCTGCTAACTGGATGTGGCCTTGTAAAAATGCCGGTGAAGATGCCCGTTTGTATAAGGCCGTTCAAGCTGCCAGTGATTTTGCCATTGAGTTGGGAATCAATATCCCGACGGGAAAAGATTCTCTTTCTATGACGCAAAAGTATGGAAAGGACAAGGTGTACGCTCCGGGAACTGTGATTATTTCTACCGTGGGTGAGGTTACCGATGTGAAGAAGATCGTTTCCCCGGTACTGAAACCGGATCAAGATTCGGAAATCGTGTATATCGACTTTTCTTTTGATAAATTGCAATTGGGTGGTTCCAGTTTGGCCCAGGTGTTGAACCGGGTGGGTAAAGAGACTCCGGATGTAAAGGATTCCGTTTATTTCGTGGATGCTTTCATGGCAATACAGCGTTTGGTTGAGGAGGGATATGTTTTAGCCGGACACGATATTTCTGCCGGAGGTATGATTACGACCTTATTGGAGATGTGTTTTGCCGACAATCGCTTGGGATTGAATATTGATTTTTCTTATTTGGCTGAAAAGGATATCGTGAAGATCCTGTTTGCAGAGAATCCGGGTGTACTTGTACAGATCAAGGATTGCAAGAAGGTTGCTGCTATTTTGGATGAAGCCGGTGTAGCTTACAATTTCTTGGGGCGTTTGGGTAAAGCCGGAAAGTTGAATATCAAAAAAGATAGTAAAACTTTCAACTTGGATATCCCGTCGTTGAGAGATTTGTGGTTCAAGACATCTTATTTGCTGGATCGTCGTCAGAGTGGTAATGAGTTGGCCCTTGAAAGATATAAAAACTATAAGAATCACGATCTGAAATACAAGTTTACTCCTTCATTCAGCGGTAAGCTTTCCCAATATGGTTTGGATGTCAATCGGGTTAAACCTTCTGGTATAAAAGCTGCCGTTATCCGAGAGAAAGGATGTCAGTGCGAGCGCGAAACGGCATGGGCCATGCATTTGGCCGGTTTTGACGTGAAGGATGTTCACATGACAGATCTTGTTTCCGGAAGAGAAACCTTGGAAGACGTGAATTTTATCGTGTTTGTTGGTGGGTTCTCGAACTCGGACGTGCTTGGGTCGGCTAAAGGATGGGCCGGAGCTTTTAAATATAACGAAAAGGCTCGGGTGGCTTTGGAAAACTTCTATAAGCGTGAAAATACTTTGAGTTTGGGTATTTGTAACGGTTGCCAATTGATGGTTGAGCTTGATTTGGTGTACCCGGAACAGGGCGAGAAAGTAAAGATGTTGCATAATACTTCCCATAAATTCGAATCCGCTTTCTTGAGCGTGGATGTTGTTGAAAGTAATTCTGTATTATTGAAATCATTAGCCGGGTCTCGTTTGGGTATCTGGGTGGCACACGGAGAGGGAAGATTCCAGTTGCCTTACGGACAGGAAGAATATAATATACCACTTCGATATAGCCACGATACTTATCCGGCAAATCCGAACGGGTCTTCTTTTGCCACGGCTGCAATTTGTAGTAAAGACGGACGTCACTTGGCAATGATGCCTCACTTGGAACGTTCTCTCCATCCGTGGAACTGGGGATATTACGCGGAAGATCGGAATGGAGATGAAGTCAGCCCATGGATAGAAGCATTTGTAAATGCCCGTTTGTGGATTGAGGAGCATAAATAA
- a CDS encoding MATE family efflux transporter produces MNRRILHLAIPSIVSNITVPLLGLVDVTIVGHLGATAYIGAIAVGGLLFNILYWNFGFLRMGTSGLTSQAYGRKDKDAEIRILVQAVSVGLFSALAMLILQYPIERLAFRLLDTSAEVEQYTVTYFRICIWGAPAVLAQYGFTGWFIGMQNSRYPMYIAIVMNVINIVCSSCFVFLFGMKVEGVALGTVVAQYSGVMMALGLWFYNYKELWGRMTFKGSLQLIAMRRFFAVNRDIFLRTLCLIGVTTFFTSTGARQGDVILAVNTLLMQLFTLFSYIMDGFAYAGEALSGRYVGACNLIQLKRAVRALFGWGVGLSLVFTLLYGVGGENFLGLLTNDKIVIETAGHYFYWVLAIPLAGFAAFLWDGILIGATATRFMLWSMLVASGSFFVIYYCFSGATNNHMLWLAFLVYLALRGGMQTLWSRRVFTLEYLQRLRS; encoded by the coding sequence ATGAATCGCAGAATACTTCATCTTGCTATTCCTTCTATCGTGTCTAACATTACCGTTCCTTTGTTGGGATTGGTAGACGTGACAATCGTGGGACATTTAGGGGCGACAGCTTATATTGGTGCCATCGCTGTGGGTGGATTGTTGTTCAATATCCTTTACTGGAATTTCGGTTTTCTGCGAATGGGTACCAGTGGGCTAACTTCGCAGGCATACGGTCGGAAGGATAAGGATGCAGAGATACGGATACTAGTACAGGCGGTGAGTGTCGGCTTGTTTTCTGCCCTAGCTATGTTGATTTTGCAATATCCGATAGAGCGACTGGCTTTTCGGCTATTGGACACGAGTGCGGAGGTGGAACAATATACGGTCACTTATTTTAGAATCTGTATCTGGGGGGCTCCGGCGGTGTTGGCACAATATGGTTTCACGGGGTGGTTTATCGGAATGCAGAACTCCCGTTATCCGATGTATATTGCCATTGTGATGAACGTGATTAATATTGTATGTAGTTCCTGTTTCGTCTTTTTGTTCGGGATGAAGGTGGAGGGGGTGGCCTTAGGGACAGTTGTCGCTCAATATTCGGGGGTGATGATGGCCTTGGGGCTTTGGTTTTATAATTATAAAGAATTGTGGGGGCGAATGACGTTTAAAGGAAGTCTTCAATTAATTGCTATGCGGCGTTTCTTTGCCGTGAACCGGGATATATTTCTCCGGACACTTTGTTTGATTGGGGTGACTACATTTTTTACTTCAACAGGAGCTCGTCAAGGAGATGTAATTCTGGCTGTTAACACGTTGCTTATGCAGTTGTTTACCTTGTTTTCTTATATCATGGACGGTTTTGCCTACGCGGGGGAGGCGCTGTCGGGACGTTACGTGGGTGCTTGCAATCTGATACAGTTGAAACGAGCGGTAAGGGCATTGTTTGGTTGGGGTGTTGGGTTGTCGTTGGTTTTCACGTTATTGTACGGGGTTGGAGGAGAAAATTTCTTGGGATTATTGACGAATGACAAGATCGTGATAGAGACTGCCGGACATTATTTCTACTGGGTGCTTGCTATTCCGCTAGCAGGATTTGCTGCTTTTTTGTGGGATGGAATTTTGATCGGAGCTACAGCTACCCGTTTTATGTTATGGTCTATGTTAGTCGCTTCCGGTAGTTTTTTTGTGATTTATTACTGTTTTTCCGGGGCTACGAATAATCACATGTTATGGTTGGCCTTCTTGGTTTACCTTGCGCTACGCGGGGGGATGCAGACTTTATGGAGTCGGAGGGTATTTACTTTAGAATATCTCCAGCGTTTGAGATCATAA
- the xpt gene encoding xanthine phosphoribosyltransferase has product MDLLKKRILQDGKCFEGGILKVDSFINHQMDPILMKSIGVEFVRRFANKDFNKVMTIEASGIAPAIMVGYLLELPVVFAKKKQPKTMENMISTTVRSFTKDREYNVCISKDFLTKKDRVLFIDDFLANGNAANGIIDLIDQAGAQLVGMGFIIEKAFQHGGEVLRERGIHVESLAIIDSLDNCQIKIR; this is encoded by the coding sequence ATGGATTTACTCAAGAAAAGAATTTTACAAGATGGAAAATGCTTTGAAGGTGGCATTTTAAAAGTGGATAGTTTTATTAATCACCAAATGGACCCGATTTTAATGAAGTCGATCGGGGTGGAATTTGTGCGTCGTTTTGCGAATAAGGATTTCAATAAAGTGATGACCATTGAGGCTAGTGGGATAGCTCCGGCGATCATGGTGGGGTATCTTTTGGAATTACCGGTGGTCTTCGCCAAGAAAAAGCAGCCGAAGACAATGGAAAATATGATCTCAACGACGGTACGATCTTTTACAAAAGATCGGGAATATAATGTTTGTATCAGTAAAGATTTTTTGACAAAGAAGGATCGTGTGCTTTTTATCGATGATTTCCTTGCAAACGGGAACGCTGCGAATGGTATTATTGATTTAATAGACCAAGCGGGGGCTCAATTGGTAGGCATGGGATTTATTATTGAAAAAGCTTTTCAACATGGGGGCGAAGTACTGAGAGAACGTGGGATTCATGTTGAATCTTTAGCTATTATAGATAGTCTTGATAATTGTCAGATAAAAATAAGATAG
- the buk gene encoding butyrate kinase, which translates to MSFKILAINPGSTSTKIAIFEDETEKFVKNIKHSAEEIAKFDNVASQFQFRKDIILSELKDAGFNINEINAIVGRGGLVKPIESGVYEVNEALINDLNNPPLGEHASNLGGLIANDIAKSLNNGTKAYIADPVVVDELQDVARLTGHPDFTRVSIFHALNQKAIARTYAKEIGKKYEDINLIIAHLGGGVSVGAHDHGRVIDVNNALDGDGPFSPERSGSLPTGQLVKLCFSGKKTEAEIKKMLKGAGGLVAYLGTNDAYEVEIKAKEDPKYKLVQDAMSYQVGKAIGEMAAVLKGKVDGILLTGGIAHNPFLVDYVKEMVGFIAPIKVYAGEDEMRALAMNGLMVLRGELSGKIYK; encoded by the coding sequence ATGTCATTTAAAATTCTTGCGATCAATCCGGGATCAACTTCCACGAAAATTGCAATCTTTGAAGATGAAACTGAGAAGTTTGTAAAGAATATCAAACATTCCGCAGAGGAAATTGCGAAATTTGATAACGTGGCTTCACAGTTCCAATTCCGGAAAGATATTATTCTTTCCGAACTGAAAGATGCTGGATTTAATATTAACGAAATCAATGCAATCGTTGGAAGAGGAGGTTTAGTTAAACCTATTGAATCCGGTGTATATGAGGTGAATGAAGCGTTAATTAACGACTTGAATAATCCTCCACTTGGAGAACACGCCTCTAATCTAGGTGGTCTGATCGCAAACGATATCGCTAAATCTCTTAATAACGGAACAAAAGCTTATATCGCTGATCCTGTAGTTGTTGATGAATTACAAGATGTAGCTCGATTAACCGGACATCCTGATTTCACGAGAGTATCTATCTTCCATGCCTTGAATCAAAAAGCAATAGCACGTACTTATGCCAAAGAGATTGGGAAGAAATACGAAGATATTAACTTGATTATTGCACATCTTGGTGGCGGTGTTTCTGTTGGAGCACATGATCACGGACGGGTAATTGACGTGAATAATGCTTTAGATGGGGATGGTCCGTTTTCTCCGGAACGCTCAGGAAGTCTTCCTACCGGTCAGTTGGTAAAACTATGCTTCAGTGGTAAGAAAACCGAAGCTGAGATCAAGAAAATGTTAAAAGGTGCCGGAGGATTAGTAGCTTACCTCGGAACAAACGATGCTTACGAAGTAGAAATAAAAGCAAAAGAAGACCCGAAATACAAATTAGTACAAGATGCCATGTCTTATCAAGTGGGTAAAGCTATCGGAGAAATGGCTGCCGTGTTAAAAGGTAAAGTTGATGGAATCTTGTTGACCGGAGGAATCGCTCATAATCCTTTCTTGGTTGATTACGTGAAAGAGATGGTTGGATTCATCGCTCCGATAAAAGTATATGCCGGTGAAGATGAAATGAGAGCATTAGCCATGAACGGACTGATGGTTCTTCGCGGAGAACTTTCTGGAAAAATCTACAAGTAA
- a CDS encoding PHP domain-containing protein, which yields MKIDCHIHTCHSYDSIMQPAKILMTAKKRGLHGIVVCDHNTIRGGLEAYNLNHDPEFHVIVGAEMATDAGDVTGIFLTREIKSRNFTEVALEIKKQGGKVILNHPYKQHDLSKVDFSLVDYIEAYNARLAPMENEKALQLAQKHGIPVLAGSDAHLYAEIGHGITEVDSLETFHVVSASCQYTPKKFTIVSQYIKALKQRKIRIFWVTTKVAIKQLKKSLKTNR from the coding sequence ATGAAAATAGATTGTCATATCCACACTTGTCACTCTTACGACAGTATTATGCAACCCGCTAAAATCTTGATGACAGCAAAAAAGAGAGGGCTTCATGGCATTGTCGTATGCGACCACAATACCATTCGCGGAGGATTGGAAGCTTATAATTTAAACCATGATCCCGAATTTCATGTGATTGTTGGTGCCGAGATGGCAACAGATGCCGGAGATGTTACAGGAATCTTTTTAACCCGAGAAATCAAATCCAGGAACTTTACAGAAGTGGCATTGGAAATAAAGAAACAAGGGGGTAAAGTCATATTAAATCATCCTTACAAGCAACATGATCTCTCGAAGGTAGATTTCTCTCTTGTGGATTATATCGAAGCCTATAATGCCCGATTAGCCCCGATGGAAAATGAAAAAGCCTTACAATTGGCACAGAAGCATGGTATTCCTGTTCTAGCAGGTAGTGATGCTCACCTTTATGCAGAAATAGGTCATGGCATAACCGAGGTCGATTCCTTGGAAACATTTCACGTAGTTTCGGCCTCTTGTCAATACACCCCGAAAAAATTCACCATCGTAAGCCAATACATTAAAGCTTTAAAACAAAGAAAAATACGGATATTTTGGGTTACTACCAAAGTGGCAATAAAACAATTAAAAAAAAGTTTGAAGACGAATCGATAA
- a CDS encoding M20 metallopeptidase family protein translates to MIGIEEIYPLAVEFRRYFHQHPEFAMQEVVTQRYIAEVLERNGIPYQKVGTGLIATVGKGEKCIAIRADMDALKVKEETGLPYCSQNEGMMHACGHDMHMAMVLGAALVLKSREDKLQGTIKIVFQPSEEKRPGGARLLLPELLKEPVPQAIFGQHVFPNLPTGTVGIRPGAFFASSDNIIFSVEGKGTHAAMPHMGSDPILATACLIQFYQTLITKFRDPLIPAVLSITSIHGGTCNNVIPDRVDVLGTVRTHDNSLRYKIFELIEEKSNSICDLYGCTFHLDKTWNGLPVLVNDKSLTEFVTKNATDLLGEQHVILMDHLTLGEDFAIYLEKIPGVFWVLGVRPPEQESMPPLHNPGMAPDENAMKIGITLMVENCVKMLGS, encoded by the coding sequence ATGATAGGAATAGAAGAGATTTACCCTTTGGCTGTTGAATTCCGACGTTATTTTCATCAACATCCGGAATTTGCCATGCAAGAAGTGGTGACGCAGCGCTATATTGCGGAAGTACTGGAACGAAATGGAATCCCGTACCAAAAAGTGGGGACGGGATTAATTGCAACCGTGGGGAAAGGAGAGAAATGTATCGCGATTCGGGCTGATATGGATGCTCTGAAAGTCAAGGAAGAGACCGGATTACCCTATTGTTCTCAAAATGAAGGCATGATGCATGCTTGTGGACATGATATGCATATGGCTATGGTTTTAGGGGCTGCACTTGTTCTTAAATCACGGGAAGATAAATTACAGGGAACAATAAAAATTGTTTTTCAACCCAGTGAAGAGAAGCGTCCGGGAGGGGCTCGTTTATTACTTCCCGAGCTTTTAAAAGAACCCGTTCCGCAAGCTATATTCGGACAACACGTATTTCCGAACCTTCCGACCGGAACTGTCGGAATTCGTCCTGGGGCCTTTTTCGCCTCTTCTGATAATATTATTTTTTCCGTGGAAGGTAAAGGTACTCATGCTGCTATGCCACACATGGGGTCGGATCCCATATTGGCCACGGCTTGCTTGATACAATTTTACCAGACGTTAATTACTAAATTTCGAGATCCGTTGATCCCGGCCGTTCTTTCAATTACTTCTATACACGGAGGCACATGTAATAACGTAATTCCGGATCGTGTAGATGTGTTGGGAACCGTTCGTACACATGACAACTCTTTACGATACAAGATTTTCGAGTTAATTGAGGAGAAATCTAATTCTATTTGTGATTTGTACGGTTGTACATTCCATTTGGATAAAACATGGAATGGATTGCCCGTGTTGGTGAATGACAAGAGTTTGACTGAATTTGTGACGAAAAATGCAACGGATTTACTGGGTGAACAACATGTGATCCTCATGGATCATCTTACTTTAGGAGAAGATTTTGCCATTTACTTGGAGAAGATTCCAGGAGTATTCTGGGTCTTGGGTGTTCGTCCACCGGAACAGGAGAGTATGCCTCCGCTTCACAATCCGGGAATGGCTCCTGACGAGAATGCCATGAAAATAGGTATCACACTAATGGTGGAAAATTGTGTCAAGATGTTGGGTTCATGA
- a CDS encoding nucleobase:cation symporter-2 family protein produces MNETTNCQVSSAIIYGIEDRPPFKEAFFAALQHLLAIFVAIITPPLIIAGALNLDLETTGFLVSMALFASGISTFIQCKRVGSIGTGLLCIQGTSFSFIGPIISTGLAGGLPLIFGVCMAGSVVEMLISRVLKYAKKVITPLVSGIVVTLIGMSLVKVGITACGGGVIAQENGTFGSFENLGLALLVLVLIIFFNRSNNKYLRMSSIVIGLVVGYVVAYFMGMIDFSSVQSYSGVNIPIPFKYGLAFSWSSFIAVGLIYMITAIEAYGDITANSMISGEPVEGEKFIKRASGGILADGFNSFLAGVFNSFPNSVFAQNNGMIQLTGVASRYVGYYIAAFLVILGLFPAVGLVFSLMPEPVLGGATLLMFGTVAAAGIRIIASQNINRKATLVIALSFSLGLSVEFIPEILNSCSDTIKNIFSSGITTGGLTAILSNVLIHVKE; encoded by the coding sequence ATGAATGAAACGACCAATTGTCAGGTTAGTTCGGCCATTATTTATGGAATAGAGGATCGTCCGCCTTTTAAAGAGGCTTTTTTTGCTGCATTACAGCATTTATTAGCCATCTTTGTTGCTATTATAACCCCACCGTTAATTATTGCCGGAGCATTGAATCTTGACTTGGAAACAACGGGTTTCCTTGTCTCTATGGCTCTTTTTGCCTCAGGTATTTCTACTTTTATTCAATGTAAGCGGGTGGGATCTATCGGAACCGGGTTATTGTGTATTCAAGGGACAAGTTTCTCGTTTATAGGTCCGATTATATCTACGGGATTAGCGGGTGGTTTGCCTCTGATATTCGGGGTGTGCATGGCAGGTTCTGTGGTTGAGATGCTGATTAGTAGGGTTTTGAAATATGCCAAGAAAGTCATTACCCCGCTGGTATCGGGAATCGTGGTTACATTAATCGGAATGAGTTTGGTGAAAGTAGGTATTACGGCTTGTGGTGGGGGAGTTATTGCTCAAGAGAACGGTACTTTCGGTAGTTTCGAGAATCTTGGGTTGGCTTTACTGGTGTTGGTCTTGATTATCTTCTTTAATCGAAGCAATAATAAATATTTACGGATGAGTTCCATCGTGATCGGGTTAGTCGTTGGGTATGTTGTCGCTTATTTCATGGGAATGATAGATTTTTCGTCTGTACAGAGTTATTCCGGGGTAAATATTCCTATTCCTTTTAAATATGGGTTAGCTTTCAGTTGGTCATCATTTATTGCCGTTGGGTTGATTTATATGATTACTGCTATCGAGGCGTATGGTGATATTACGGCTAATTCTATGATTTCGGGGGAACCCGTGGAAGGAGAGAAGTTTATTAAACGGGCTTCCGGAGGAATCCTTGCCGATGGTTTCAATTCTTTTTTGGCAGGGGTATTTAACTCTTTCCCGAATTCCGTGTTTGCCCAGAATAACGGGATGATACAATTGACGGGAGTGGCCAGTCGTTACGTGGGATATTATATTGCCGCTTTTCTAGTGATATTGGGACTTTTTCCTGCTGTCGGACTGGTGTTCTCGTTAATGCCGGAACCGGTTCTGGGGGGAGCTACACTACTTATGTTCGGTACGGTTGCTGCTGCCGGAATCCGCATTATTGCTTCCCAAAATATAAATAGGAAGGCCACATTGGTAATTGCATTAAGTTTCTCTTTGGGATTAAGTGTCGAATTCATTCCGGAAATATTGAACAGTTGCTCTGATACCATTAAAAACATATTCTCGTCCGGAATCACAACGGGAGGTTTGACGGCAATTTTGTCGAATGTACTGATACACGTGAAAGAATAA